Proteins co-encoded in one Podarcis muralis chromosome 12, rPodMur119.hap1.1, whole genome shotgun sequence genomic window:
- the MLH1 gene encoding DNA mismatch repair protein Mlh1 isoform X3 — protein sequence MQKFWKLLAGMLFTTLASVFQLKRELIEVGCEDATLAFKMKGYVTNANYSVKKCIFLLFINHRLVESNALRKAIETVYAAYLPKNTHPFLYISLEINPQNVDVNVHPTKHEVHFLHEDSILESVQQHIESKLLGSNSSRVYFTQTLLPGVTASSTDVVKSASCSTNQGGDKVCARQMVRTDSREQKLDAFLQPANKPRPSELSAVTSQDNNNKQSCKGTGLQDAEMEDCSDLNSRDLRVEAVEIAEGSTESQPAPLEALPARKRQRTKCDVEMEEQQKQEMTAACVPRRRIVNLTSIATLQEEISNRAHANLQEMLRDHSFVGCVNPQWALVQYQTKLYLLSTTKLSQEMFYQILIYDFGNFGVLRLSEPAPLYDLAMLALENDESGWTEDDGPKEGLAEYIVDFLTKKSAMLKDYFSLEIDEMGNLTGLPLLIDNYVPPLEGLPMFVLRLATEVNWDEEKECFDTLSKECAMFYSIRKQYIMEDSDLTTQQAEDSGAGKRSWKWTVEHVLYKVLRTYLLPPKNFTEDGSVLQLANLPDLYKVFERC from the exons AGAGTTGATTGAAGTGGGCTGTGAAGATGCAACATTGGCTTTTAAAATGAAGGGCTACGTAACCAATGCAAACTATTCAGTAAAGAAATGCATCTTCTTGCTTTTCATAAACC ATCGCCTGGTTGAGTCAAATGCTTTGCGAAAAGCAATAGAAACTGTATATGCGGCTTATTTACCTAAAAATACACATCCATTTTTATACATAAG CCTAGAAATAAACCCTCAGAACGTAGatgtgaatgtgcatcccacaaAGCATGAAGTTCATTTCCTTCATGAAGACAGCATCTTGGAGAGTGTACAGCAACACATAGAGAGCAAATTGTTGGGCTCTAACTCATCAAGGGTATATTTTACACAG ACATTGCTGCCAGGTGTTACTGCCTCTTCCACCGATGTTGTTAAATCAGCAAGTTGTTCAACTAATCAAGGGGGAGACAAGGTCTGTGCCCGTCAGATGGTCCGCACTGATTCCCGGGAACAGAAACTGGATGCTTTTCTTCAGCCAGCAAATAAACCCAGGCCGTCTGAACTTTCTGCAGTGACATCCCAggataacaacaacaagcaaagtTGCAAGGGAACTGGACTACAAGATGCTGAGATGGAAGACTGCAGTGACTTGAATTCAAGAGATCTAAGAGTAGAAGCTGTGGAGATTGCAGAAGGGTCAACAGAAAGCCAACCAGCACCTCTTGAAGCTCTACCTGCTAG AAAGAGGCAGCGAACAAAATGTGATGTGGAAATGGAAGAACAGCAAAAACAGGAAATGACTGCTGCCTGCGTTCCAAGAAGGAGAATTGTGAACCTAACTAGCATAGCAACCCTTCAAGAGGAAATCAGTAATCGGGCACATGCAA ATCTTCAAGAGATGCTACGTGATCATTCCTTTGTTGGATGTGTTAACCCTCAGTGGGCGTTGGTGCAGTATCAGACAAAACTGTATCTGCTCAGTACCACAAAACTCAG TCAAGAAATGTTCTATCAGATCCTTATCTATGACTTTGGAAACTTCGGCGTTTTAAGATTGTCA GAACCAGCTCCACTCTATGATCTAGCTATGCTAGCCTTGGAGAATGATGAAAGTGGTTGGACAGAAGATGATGGTCCAAAGGAAGGCCTCGCTGAATACATTGTTGACTTTCTAACGAAGAAGAGTGCCATGCTGAAAGACTATTTCTCTCTTGAAATTGATGAA ATGGGAAATCTTACAGGACTACCACTCCTGATAGATAATTACGTCCCTCCACTGGAAGGGCTGCCTATGTTTGTCCTTCGTTTGGCCACAGAG gTAAACTGGGATgaagaaaaggaatgttttgataCCTTGAGTAAAGAATGTGCCATGTTCTACTCCATTAGAAAACAGTATATAATGGAAGACTCTGATCTTACTACTCAACAG GCTGAAGACTCTGGAGCTGGTAAGAGATCATGGAAATGGACAGTGGAACATGTGCTTTATAAAGTTCTTCGGACATACCTTTTGCCTCCTAAAAACTTCACAGAAGATGGCAGCGTTTTGCAGCTTGCTAATTTACCAGACTTGTACAAAGTGTTTGAAAGATGCTGA
- the MLH1 gene encoding DNA mismatch repair protein Mlh1 isoform X4, translated as MKGYVTNANYSVKKCIFLLFINHRLVESNALRKAIETVYAAYLPKNTHPFLYISLEINPQNVDVNVHPTKHEVHFLHEDSILESVQQHIESKLLGSNSSRVYFTQTLLPGVTASSTDVVKSASCSTNQGGDKVCARQMVRTDSREQKLDAFLQPANKPRPSELSAVTSQDNNNKQSCKGTGLQDAEMEDCSDLNSRDLRVEAVEIAEGSTESQPAPLEALPARKRQRTKCDVEMEEQQKQEMTAACVPRRRIVNLTSIATLQEEISNRAHANLQEMLRDHSFVGCVNPQWALVQYQTKLYLLSTTKLSQEMFYQILIYDFGNFGVLRLSEPAPLYDLAMLALENDESGWTEDDGPKEGLAEYIVDFLTKKSAMLKDYFSLEIDEMGNLTGLPLLIDNYVPPLEGLPMFVLRLATEVNWDEEKECFDTLSKECAMFYSIRKQYIMEDSDLTTQQAEDSGAGKRSWKWTVEHVLYKVLRTYLLPPKNFTEDGSVLQLANLPDLYKVFERC; from the exons ATGAAGGGCTACGTAACCAATGCAAACTATTCAGTAAAGAAATGCATCTTCTTGCTTTTCATAAACC ATCGCCTGGTTGAGTCAAATGCTTTGCGAAAAGCAATAGAAACTGTATATGCGGCTTATTTACCTAAAAATACACATCCATTTTTATACATAAG CCTAGAAATAAACCCTCAGAACGTAGatgtgaatgtgcatcccacaaAGCATGAAGTTCATTTCCTTCATGAAGACAGCATCTTGGAGAGTGTACAGCAACACATAGAGAGCAAATTGTTGGGCTCTAACTCATCAAGGGTATATTTTACACAG ACATTGCTGCCAGGTGTTACTGCCTCTTCCACCGATGTTGTTAAATCAGCAAGTTGTTCAACTAATCAAGGGGGAGACAAGGTCTGTGCCCGTCAGATGGTCCGCACTGATTCCCGGGAACAGAAACTGGATGCTTTTCTTCAGCCAGCAAATAAACCCAGGCCGTCTGAACTTTCTGCAGTGACATCCCAggataacaacaacaagcaaagtTGCAAGGGAACTGGACTACAAGATGCTGAGATGGAAGACTGCAGTGACTTGAATTCAAGAGATCTAAGAGTAGAAGCTGTGGAGATTGCAGAAGGGTCAACAGAAAGCCAACCAGCACCTCTTGAAGCTCTACCTGCTAG AAAGAGGCAGCGAACAAAATGTGATGTGGAAATGGAAGAACAGCAAAAACAGGAAATGACTGCTGCCTGCGTTCCAAGAAGGAGAATTGTGAACCTAACTAGCATAGCAACCCTTCAAGAGGAAATCAGTAATCGGGCACATGCAA ATCTTCAAGAGATGCTACGTGATCATTCCTTTGTTGGATGTGTTAACCCTCAGTGGGCGTTGGTGCAGTATCAGACAAAACTGTATCTGCTCAGTACCACAAAACTCAG TCAAGAAATGTTCTATCAGATCCTTATCTATGACTTTGGAAACTTCGGCGTTTTAAGATTGTCA GAACCAGCTCCACTCTATGATCTAGCTATGCTAGCCTTGGAGAATGATGAAAGTGGTTGGACAGAAGATGATGGTCCAAAGGAAGGCCTCGCTGAATACATTGTTGACTTTCTAACGAAGAAGAGTGCCATGCTGAAAGACTATTTCTCTCTTGAAATTGATGAA ATGGGAAATCTTACAGGACTACCACTCCTGATAGATAATTACGTCCCTCCACTGGAAGGGCTGCCTATGTTTGTCCTTCGTTTGGCCACAGAG gTAAACTGGGATgaagaaaaggaatgttttgataCCTTGAGTAAAGAATGTGCCATGTTCTACTCCATTAGAAAACAGTATATAATGGAAGACTCTGATCTTACTACTCAACAG GCTGAAGACTCTGGAGCTGGTAAGAGATCATGGAAATGGACAGTGGAACATGTGCTTTATAAAGTTCTTCGGACATACCTTTTGCCTCCTAAAAACTTCACAGAAGATGGCAGCGTTTTGCAGCTTGCTAATTTACCAGACTTGTACAAAGTGTTTGAAAGATGCTGA